One window from the genome of Oryza glaberrima chromosome 3, OglaRS2, whole genome shotgun sequence encodes:
- the LOC127765925 gene encoding cysteine proteinase inhibitor 8, with protein sequence MARIPLLLALLLAVSAAAAAAQVGGNRGHGPLVGGWSPITDVGDPHIQELGGWAVERHASLSSDGLRFRRVTSGEQQVVSGMNYRLVVSASDPAGATASYVAVVYEQSWTNTRQLTSFKPAAAH encoded by the coding sequence atggcgagaaTCCCGCTGCTGCTGGCCCTCCTgctcgccgtctccgccgccgccgccgccgcgcaggtcGGGGGTAACCGCGGCCATGGCCCGCTGGTGGGCGGGTGGAGCCCGATCACGGACGTGGGCGACCCCCACATCCAGGAGCTCGGCGGGTGGGCGGTGGAGCGGCACGCCTCGCTCTCCAGCGACGGGCTGCGGTTCCGCCGCGTGACGAGCGGCGAGCAGCAGGTGGTCTCCGGGATGAACTACCGCCTCGTCGTCTCCGCGTCCGACCCCGCGGGGGCCACCGCGTCCTACGTCGCCGTCGTGTACGAGCAGTCGTGGACCAACACCCGCCAGCTCACCTCCTtcaagcccgccgccgcgcactgA